From a region of the Oryzias melastigma strain HK-1 linkage group LG4, ASM292280v2, whole genome shotgun sequence genome:
- the LOC112150597 gene encoding interferon-induced protein 44-like, with amino-acid sequence MNSKLTKNQQRAICSQLGNFKLKLLYKASIHGFTGAAFHQHCDNQYPTLSVGYNNSGFVFGGYTRQPFSQSGQYVNDDQAFLFSFSGEKLNKYPCISAPHAVKMINNCGPYFGEALVLVNGNQQTVYSNPGKYYNFNAAEMHGNDLNLTECEVYQVEETAEMMKPWRLVIWESKRKTELMESIKFYKPLNSSVTQARVLLIGPVGVGKSSFFNSINSIFRGHVTSQAISGSSSTSLTTQFRTYSVKAGREGKPLPLVLCDTMGLEEGVGAGLDIDDISNILKGHLPDRYQFNPSGPLQSEAHGFCKSPDLKDKIHCVTYVLDASKISIMSTKMEEKLKAIRRTVNLMGIPQLLLLTKGDEACALVREDIRNVYKSGYIKELMQEAAARVGVPLSCIIPVKNYSEELELDTNTDILLLSAAIQMLRFVDNFFDEISGQLSSLTTGK; translated from the exons ATGAACTCCAAGCTCACCAAGAATCAGCAGAGAGCAATCTGCTCCCAGCTGGGAAATTTCAAACTGAAGTTGCTCTACAAAGCCAGCATCCATGGTTTCACTGGAGCAGCTTTTCACCAACACTGTGATAACCAGTATCCCACTCTGTCTGTGGGCTACAACAACTCTGGTTTTGTGTTTGGAGGCTACACCAGACAACCGTTCAGTCAGTCTGGACAGTATGTAAATGATGATCAGGCATTTCTGTTCTCCTTCAGTGGAGAAAAGCTCAACAAATATCCATGCATCAGTGCTCCACATGCAGTGAAAATGATCAACAACTGTGGTCCTTATTTTGGAGAAGCTTTAGTTCTTGTCAATGGAAACCAACAAACAGTTTACAGTAATCCTGGAAAGTATTATAACTTCAATGCTGCAGAGATGCACGGCAACGACCTCAACCTGACTGAGTGTGAAGTCTACCAGGTGGAAG AGACTGCTGAAATGATGAAACCATGGAGACTTGTAATCTGGGAGTCAAA GAGAAAGACCGAGCTGATGGAGAGCATTAAATTCTACAAACCTTTGAACAGCTCAGTGACTCAGGCTCGGGTTTTACTTATTGGACCAGTTGGAGTTGGAAAGTCCAGCTTCTTCAACTCCATCAACTCCATCTTTAGAGGTCACGTCACCAGTCAGGCCATTTCTGGAAGCTCCTCCACCAGTCTGACAACACAG TTCAGAACATACTCTGTGAAGGCTGGAAGAGAAGGTAAACCTCTGCCACTCGTCCTGTGTGACACCATGGGACTGGAGGAAGGCGTGGGGGCGGGACTTGATATAGATGACATCAGCAATATTCTTAAAGGTCATCTGCCTGACCGTTACCAG TTCAACCCCTCTGGTCCTCTGCAATCAGAGGCTCACGGTTTCTGCAAGAGTCCAGATCTCAAAGACAAGATCCACTGTGTGACTTATGTCCTGGACGCCAGCAAGATCTCCATCATGTCCACAAAGATGGAGGAGAAGCTGAAAGCTATCCGTAGGACAGTCAACTTGATGG GGATCCCTCAGCTGTTGTTGCTCACTAAAGGAGATGAAGCCTGCGCTCTGGTGAGAGAAGACATCAGAAATGTCTACAAAAGTGGCTACATTAAAGAACTG ATGCAGGAGGCCGCCGCTCGGGTCGGTGTACCTTTGTCCTGCATCATTCCAGTGAAGAACTACAGTGAGGAGCTGGAATTGGACACAAACACCGACATCCTGCTGCTCAGTGCGGCCATTCAGATGCTTCGCTTTGTGGATAACTTCTTTGATGAGATCAGTGGTCAGCTGAGCAGTCTCACAACTGGGAAATAA